In Betaproteobacteria bacterium, the following proteins share a genomic window:
- the thiS gene encoding sulfur carrier protein ThiS yields the protein MELLLKVNGADRRFAPPLTVQGLVGELGYDGRRIAIERNGEIVPRSRYSETELADGDRLEVVVAVGGG from the coding sequence ATGGAATTGCTGCTGAAGGTCAATGGCGCGGACAGGCGCTTCGCTCCACCGCTCACGGTGCAGGGGCTCGTCGGGGAACTGGGCTACGACGGCAGGCGCATCGCGATCGAGAGGAACGGGGAGATCGTGCCGCGCAGCCGCTATTCGGAAACCGAACTGGCCGACGGCGACCGCCTGGAGGTGGTCGTGGCCGTGGGAGGAGGCTGA
- a CDS encoding response regulator transcription factor: MSATAPKVLVADDEPALAQYLRGRLAALWPEASLLPSARNGIEALAAIREREPDAAFLDIRMPGLTGLELAARIESPTHVVFVTAFDRYAVEAFDRNAVDYLVKPVADERLARAIERLKARIAARETPPGIGEILARIAASLPGGGAGFLRWVRALKGEEVHQIPVEEVLYFQAQDKYTCVVTADGESLIRTALSDIATQLDPAAFAQVHRSTLVNLNFVASTRRDLGGRVFVRLKDTRRTELPVSRAYAHRFRQM; the protein is encoded by the coding sequence ATGAGTGCCACGGCGCCGAAGGTCCTCGTGGCGGACGACGAGCCAGCGCTCGCGCAGTACCTGCGCGGCCGGCTCGCCGCCCTGTGGCCCGAGGCCTCGCTTCTTCCCTCTGCACGCAACGGAATCGAGGCGCTCGCGGCGATTCGCGAACGCGAGCCGGATGCCGCCTTCCTAGACATCCGCATGCCGGGTCTGACGGGTCTTGAGCTCGCCGCACGCATCGAAAGCCCCACCCACGTGGTTTTCGTGACCGCCTTCGACCGGTACGCGGTCGAGGCCTTCGACCGGAACGCGGTCGATTACCTCGTGAAGCCCGTGGCGGACGAGCGCCTCGCGCGTGCAATCGAGCGCCTGAAGGCCAGGATCGCGGCGCGCGAGACCCCGCCCGGGATCGGGGAGATTCTCGCCCGGATCGCCGCCTCGCTGCCGGGAGGAGGCGCAGGATTCCTGCGCTGGGTGCGGGCGCTGAAGGGCGAGGAGGTGCACCAGATTCCCGTCGAGGAAGTCCTCTACTTCCAGGCGCAGGACAAGTACACGTGCGTGGTGACGGCAGACGGGGAGTCACTCATCCGCACCGCGCTCTCGGATATAGCAACGCAGCTCGATCCCGCTGCGTTCGCGCAAGTGCACCGCTCCACCCTCGTCAACCTGAATTTCGTTGCTTCCACCCGGCGCGACCTGGGCGGGCGGGTATTCGTGCGCCTGAAGGATACTCGCAGGACCGAGCTCCCTGTCTCGCGCGCCTACGCCCACCGCTTCCGGCAGATGTGA
- a CDS encoding histidine kinase, which translates to MANFNPVFSPAEREQVLRARAGSHPLEMFPWFRRWKPGFARNLLYTFIWSMGFAVLFTFFGLASNWRLPSANWLWINFVVSMCVGYTLHLIFMLAGRTIEPAVLRSGRVIVTAYYMTISTAGVVIGFWLATGLLGHQILPRLGDPGWILAIAMTSLVISIVIGIIFFWRQKSALAEAALAREQRRAADIEREATVANLRALQAQIEPHFLFNTLANVTSLIDADPARARHMLETFIRFLRATLAGTRRTSTSLADEFSLIRDFLEVLKIRMGDRLEVRMDLPAELAAIEIAPMLVQPVVENAIRHGIEPKVEGGTIELRARRIEGRLLLEIADTGVGFSDATAGGVGLANVRERLRLSHGEAARLSVRDNVPQGTVVALEFPVAAP; encoded by the coding sequence ATGGCGAATTTCAACCCTGTCTTCTCCCCTGCGGAGCGCGAACAGGTTCTGCGCGCGCGCGCCGGCTCGCACCCGCTCGAGATGTTCCCCTGGTTCAGGCGCTGGAAGCCGGGTTTCGCGCGCAATCTCCTCTACACCTTCATCTGGAGCATGGGCTTCGCGGTCCTGTTCACCTTCTTCGGACTCGCGTCGAACTGGCGGCTGCCGTCGGCGAACTGGCTGTGGATCAACTTCGTGGTCTCGATGTGCGTCGGCTACACGCTGCACCTGATTTTCATGCTTGCCGGGCGGACGATCGAGCCGGCGGTCCTGCGCTCCGGCCGCGTTATCGTCACCGCCTACTACATGACGATCAGCACCGCGGGCGTGGTCATCGGGTTCTGGCTCGCCACCGGGCTGCTGGGGCACCAAATCCTGCCGCGACTGGGAGATCCTGGCTGGATCCTCGCCATCGCGATGACGAGCCTGGTGATCTCGATCGTGATCGGGATCATCTTCTTCTGGCGCCAGAAGAGCGCACTCGCGGAGGCGGCGCTCGCGCGCGAGCAACGCCGCGCGGCGGATATCGAGCGCGAGGCCACGGTCGCGAACCTGCGCGCCCTGCAGGCGCAGATCGAGCCGCACTTCCTCTTCAATACGCTCGCCAACGTGACGAGCCTCATCGACGCGGATCCGGCGCGCGCGCGGCACATGCTGGAGACCTTCATTCGCTTCCTGCGCGCCACGCTCGCCGGGACGCGGCGAACCAGCACGTCGCTCGCCGACGAGTTCTCCCTCATCCGCGATTTCCTCGAGGTCCTGAAGATCCGCATGGGCGATCGCCTCGAGGTCCGCATGGACCTGCCGGCCGAGCTCGCCGCTATCGAGATCGCGCCGATGCTCGTCCAGCCTGTTGTCGAAAACGCGATCCGGCACGGGATCGAGCCGAAGGTCGAGGGTGGCACGATCGAATTGCGGGCTCGCAGGATCGAAGGCCGGTTGCTCCTCGAAATCGCCGACACGGGGGTGGGATTCTCCGACGCGACGGCAGGCGGAGTCGGGCTCGCCAACGTGCGCGAGCGGCTGCGCCTGTCGCACGGCGAGGCGGCCCGGCTCTCGGTGCGCGACAACGTGCCGCAAGGCACGGTCGTCGCCCTTGAATTTCCGGTGGCCGCGCCATGA
- the mutY gene encoding A/G-specific adenine glycosylase gives MPSRTPSFAARIVAWQRRHGRSDLPWQGTRDPYRIWISEIMLQQTQVATAIPYFDRFLARFPDVAALAAVPEDEVMRLWSGLGYYARARNLHRAARAIVAEHGGRFPLSMKEALVLPGIGRSTAAAILVFSTGEAHAILDGNVKRVFARHFGIPGAVDSAATLAQLWRLAESLVPPKDAERYTQGLMDLGATVCTRTNPGCANCPVRSSCVALRDGRIAQLPGRKPARTSPVREVAMLVIVSRGEVLVEKRPSPGIWGGLWSLPEAPVNAEPAAWAAKVLGLRVDRADALEPFKHAFTHFTLGAKPWLLRLKGKVPAAREAGAMWLPLQEVAAAALPAPVKRLLARLARARA, from the coding sequence ATGCCTTCCCGGACTCCCTCTTTCGCCGCCCGCATCGTTGCGTGGCAGCGTCGCCACGGCCGCAGCGACCTTCCCTGGCAGGGCACGCGCGACCCGTACCGGATCTGGATCTCGGAGATCATGCTGCAGCAGACCCAGGTGGCGACCGCCATCCCCTATTTCGATCGCTTTCTGGCGCGCTTCCCCGACGTGGCGGCGCTCGCCGCGGTTCCCGAGGATGAGGTCATGCGCCTGTGGAGCGGGCTGGGCTACTACGCCCGGGCCCGCAACCTGCACCGGGCCGCGCGTGCGATCGTCGCGGAGCATGGCGGGCGTTTTCCCCTGTCGATGAAGGAAGCGCTTGTCCTGCCGGGCATCGGCCGCTCCACCGCCGCTGCGATCCTGGTCTTCTCGACCGGAGAAGCGCACGCGATCCTCGACGGAAATGTGAAGCGGGTGTTCGCGCGCCATTTCGGGATTCCGGGGGCCGTCGACTCCGCGGCGACGCTGGCGCAGCTGTGGCGGCTGGCGGAGTCGCTTGTGCCCCCGAAAGACGCCGAGCGCTACACGCAGGGCCTGATGGATCTTGGGGCCACCGTCTGCACGCGGACGAATCCGGGCTGCGCGAACTGTCCCGTCCGGAGCAGTTGCGTTGCCCTTCGCGACGGGCGCATCGCTCAGCTTCCAGGCCGGAAGCCCGCGCGTACTTCGCCGGTCCGCGAGGTGGCGATGCTCGTCATTGTTTCTCGCGGCGAGGTGCTGGTCGAGAAGCGCCCCTCCCCGGGGATCTGGGGCGGACTGTGGAGCCTTCCCGAGGCGCCCGTCAATGCGGAGCCTGCGGCGTGGGCAGCGAAGGTCCTGGGGCTGCGCGTGGACCGCGCCGATGCCCTGGAGCCGTTCAAGCATGCGTTCACCCACTTCACGTTGGGCGCGAAGCCGTGGCTACTCCGGTTGAAGGGCAAGGTCCCGGCTGCGCGCGAGGCGGGCGCGATGTGGCTTCCCCTGCAGGAAGTCGCGGCAGCCGCGCTTCCGGCGCCGGTGAAGCGGCTTCTTGCGCGCCTGGCCAGGGCGCGCGCCTAG
- a CDS encoding LON peptidase substrate-binding domain-containing protein, protein MNLLSAGTRPVETVPLFPLSTVLYPGMRLPLRIFEQRYLEMAKACLKDDSVFGVCLIREGAEVGTPAVPEPVGCLARMADWDMETVGILKVTAEGLERLRLLATKTTPSGLILGEIERIPAEGPVQTPELAPCADFVRSVVAALGPARFAQPFRYDEASWVGFRLAEILPLRNDAKQKLLELTDPGARLAVLHRFLIERKLLG, encoded by the coding sequence ATGAACCTCCTCTCCGCGGGGACCAGGCCCGTCGAGACCGTGCCCTTGTTCCCGCTTTCGACCGTGCTATACCCGGGAATGCGCCTGCCGCTCCGCATCTTCGAGCAGCGCTACCTGGAAATGGCCAAAGCCTGTCTCAAGGACGATTCCGTGTTCGGGGTCTGCCTCATCCGGGAGGGCGCCGAGGTGGGCACGCCCGCGGTCCCGGAGCCGGTGGGATGCCTCGCGCGAATGGCGGATTGGGACATGGAAACCGTCGGCATTCTCAAGGTGACGGCCGAAGGGCTGGAGCGTTTGCGCCTGCTCGCGACGAAGACCACGCCCTCGGGGCTGATCCTGGGCGAGATCGAGCGCATTCCCGCCGAAGGCCCCGTGCAGACGCCCGAGCTCGCGCCATGTGCCGACTTCGTGCGCAGCGTCGTGGCCGCCCTGGGCCCGGCGCGCTTCGCGCAGCCCTTTCGATACGACGAGGCGAGCTGGGTGGGCTTCCGCCTCGCCGAAATCCTGCCGCTTCGAAACGACGCGAAGCAGAAGCTGCTGGAACTCACCGACCCCGGCGCGCGCCTCGCGGTCCTGCACCGCTTCCTGATCGAGCGGAAACTGCTCGGCTAG
- the rapZ gene encoding RNase adapter RapZ, translated as MQLTLVSGVSGSGKSVALKALEDAGYFCVDNLPPSLIGGLVSWVASRGEPRVAVSADARSADTIGILPKVVEEERANGADVRLVFLDASDASLVRRFSETRRPHPLAGEGRTLEEAIAMERSLLAPIAELGHRVDTSSLTPVQLRAWIHDLLVTDPSRLVVCLESFGFKGGVPLNADFVFDARFLPNPYYDPQLRPKSGRDPEVASFLERETQARLLLDDIHRFMERWLPKFTLDRRAALTVAIGCTGGRHRSVYLVEGLADLLRPNHPLIVRHRDLERE; from the coding sequence ATGCAGCTCACTCTCGTCAGTGGCGTATCCGGCTCGGGGAAGAGCGTCGCCCTCAAGGCGCTCGAGGACGCGGGCTATTTCTGCGTCGACAACCTCCCGCCCAGCCTCATCGGCGGGCTGGTGTCCTGGGTTGCCTCGCGCGGAGAGCCGCGCGTCGCGGTGAGCGCCGATGCGCGCAGCGCCGACACGATCGGAATCCTTCCGAAAGTCGTGGAGGAAGAACGCGCCAACGGCGCCGATGTGCGCCTTGTCTTCCTCGACGCGAGCGACGCGAGCCTGGTGCGACGCTTTTCCGAGACGCGCCGACCTCACCCGCTGGCAGGCGAGGGCCGCACGCTGGAAGAGGCCATCGCGATGGAGCGCTCCCTGCTCGCACCCATCGCGGAACTGGGCCATCGCGTGGATACGAGCTCCCTGACTCCGGTGCAGCTTCGCGCATGGATCCACGACCTCCTCGTGACCGATCCGTCGCGCCTGGTGGTGTGCCTGGAGTCCTTCGGCTTCAAGGGCGGCGTGCCGCTCAACGCGGATTTCGTCTTCGACGCGCGCTTCCTGCCCAACCCGTATTACGACCCGCAGTTGCGGCCGAAATCAGGCCGCGACCCGGAGGTGGCCTCCTTCCTCGAGCGCGAGACGCAGGCTCGCCTGCTGCTCGATGACATCCACCGATTCATGGAGCGCTGGCTGCCGAAGTTCACGCTCGATCGCCGCGCCGCCCTCACGGTGGCCATCGGCTGCACCGGAGGGCGCCACCGCTCCGTGTATCTCGTGGAGGGTCTCGCCGATCTCCTGCGCCCCAATCACCCGCTGATCGTCCGCCACCGAGACCTCGAGCGGGAATAG
- a CDS encoding HPr kinase/phosphorylase, with protein MPRLSVQQLFEDRRERLGLAWAAGASGSHRELTNEMLSRPGLGLIGHLNLIHPLIVQVLGSSELDYIARMSEAARNEMLDRLAGGDTLCIVVGDDLAVPSALERAATKAAIPLLAARESSQQVINVLRPYLQGELGEVTSLHGVFLDVLEIGVLITGESSIGKSELALELVSRGHGLVADDVVELQQIGPETVQGRCPPMLRDFLEVRGLGVLNIRSIFGETAVRPRKALRLIVHLEFPTEGYRERERLATRSGTRTVLGVEIPTVTFTVAPGRNLAVLVEAAVRNHILMTRGIDSTRDFISRQAAAMRAGDSPDREPRGD; from the coding sequence ATGCCACGCCTCAGCGTTCAGCAGCTCTTTGAGGACCGGCGCGAACGCCTGGGGCTAGCCTGGGCCGCGGGCGCCTCGGGCAGCCACCGCGAGCTCACCAACGAGATGCTCTCGCGGCCGGGACTGGGGCTCATCGGCCACCTGAACCTCATCCACCCGCTCATCGTCCAGGTGCTCGGATCGAGCGAGCTCGATTACATCGCGCGGATGAGCGAAGCGGCACGCAACGAGATGCTCGATCGCCTGGCGGGCGGCGACACGCTGTGCATCGTCGTCGGCGACGACCTTGCCGTCCCGTCCGCGCTGGAACGTGCCGCGACGAAGGCTGCCATTCCCCTTCTCGCCGCGCGCGAGTCGAGCCAGCAGGTGATCAACGTCCTGCGCCCGTACCTGCAGGGCGAGCTGGGCGAGGTGACTTCGCTGCACGGTGTCTTCCTGGACGTCCTGGAGATCGGGGTCCTCATCACGGGCGAATCCTCGATCGGCAAGAGCGAACTCGCGCTGGAGCTCGTCTCGCGCGGCCACGGCCTGGTGGCCGACGACGTCGTGGAACTGCAGCAGATCGGTCCGGAGACGGTGCAGGGCCGCTGCCCGCCCATGCTGCGCGACTTCCTCGAGGTGAGGGGCCTGGGCGTCCTGAACATCCGCTCCATCTTCGGCGAGACGGCCGTGCGCCCGCGCAAGGCTTTGCGCCTCATCGTCCATCTCGAATTTCCGACGGAAGGCTACCGGGAGCGCGAGCGCCTCGCCACGCGCTCCGGCACGCGGACCGTCCTGGGCGTGGAGATCCCGACCGTGACGTTCACGGTCGCGCCGGGCCGTAACCTCGCGGTGCTGGTCGAGGCCGCCGTTCGCAACCACATCCTGATGACCCGGGGCATCGATTCGACACGCGACTTCATCTCGCGCCAGGCGGCCGCCATGCGCGCCGGCGATTCCCCCGACCGCGAGCCGCGAGGCGACTGA
- the ptsN gene encoding PTS IIA-like nitrogen regulatory protein PtsN — protein sequence MNRLSPLLPPAHVALDLDVGSKKRLFEQIGLLFENSRQIPRARVFDSLFDREKLGSTGLGYGVAIPHGRLKNLKETLCAFVRTQSPVPFESPDGQPVRLVLAMLVPEHATEQHLEILSDLAQMFSDGELRERLLAAGDADAAHRLLTQWSPYATPQRSAAL from the coding sequence ATGAACAGGCTCTCGCCCCTGCTTCCCCCCGCACACGTCGCGCTGGATCTCGACGTGGGCAGCAAGAAGCGGCTTTTCGAGCAGATCGGACTCCTGTTCGAGAACTCCAGGCAGATCCCGCGAGCGCGCGTCTTCGACAGCCTCTTCGACCGCGAGAAGCTGGGGTCGACGGGGCTGGGCTACGGAGTCGCCATCCCGCACGGCCGGCTGAAGAACCTCAAGGAAACGCTATGCGCTTTCGTGCGCACGCAGTCGCCCGTGCCCTTCGAATCTCCGGATGGCCAGCCGGTTCGGCTCGTCCTGGCGATGCTGGTTCCCGAGCACGCCACCGAGCAGCACCTGGAGATCCTGTCGGACCTGGCCCAGATGTTCAGCGACGGCGAGTTGCGCGAACGCCTCCTTGCCGCGGGCGACGCCGACGCGGCCCACCGCCTGCTCACGCAGTGGTCGCCGTATGCCACGCCTCAGCGTTCAGCAGCTCTTTGA
- the raiA gene encoding ribosome-associated translation inhibitor RaiA, whose protein sequence is MNLQLTGHHVEITPSIREYVVSKLGRIKRHFDQVIDMNVIISVQKLDQMIEATVHVSGKDIHVECHDADMYAAIDALVDKLDRQIIKHKEKFQEGRHAASNKRTGT, encoded by the coding sequence ATGAACCTCCAACTTACCGGACACCACGTCGAAATCACGCCGTCGATCCGCGAATACGTCGTCTCCAAGCTCGGACGGATCAAGCGGCATTTCGATCAGGTCATCGACATGAACGTGATCATTTCTGTGCAGAAGCTCGACCAGATGATCGAAGCGACCGTCCATGTTTCGGGGAAGGATATTCACGTGGAGTGCCACGATGCCGACATGTATGCCGCGATAGACGCCCTGGTGGACAAGCTCGACCGCCAGATCATCAAGCACAAGGAGAAGTTCCAGGAGGGGCGCCATGCGGCCAGCAACAAGCGAACCGGCACCTGA
- a CDS encoding RNA polymerase factor sigma-54 has protein sequence MKHSLQLKLSQHLTLTPQLQQSIRLLQLSTVELNQELERYLAENPLLERADLAGDEAPAAPGADAAPSSETESSAQPEDSISFGDEPSGGTRRNDEDRDDFTEIAAAEPALQEALIRQLQLTAMSERDKRLALLVITNLDGDGYLTASLEELHASGLSEIPDLEVEEVSIALRQVQNLEPAGVCARDLAECLVLQLKAMDPATPHRGCAIELASRHLDMLAARDFNKLKRLLGITDEELREVRALILTLDPKPGRAWGEGDVRYVMPDVTVKKVGGRWVAQLNRDAMPRLRINKMYADLLHASRDNGGRNLSGQLQEARWLIKNVQQRFDTILRVTQAIVDRQRNFFEHGEVAMRPLVLREIAEAVGLHESTISRVTTQKYMLTTRGMFELKYFFGSHVATDTGGACSSTAIRALIKQLVAAEDGRKPLSDHRISDILAQQGIQVARRTVAKYREAMHIHPANMRKSL, from the coding sequence ATGAAGCACAGCCTCCAGCTCAAGCTATCCCAGCATCTCACGCTTACGCCGCAGCTGCAGCAATCGATCCGGTTGCTCCAGCTGTCGACGGTCGAGCTGAACCAGGAGCTCGAGCGCTACCTGGCCGAAAATCCGCTCCTCGAGCGCGCCGACCTCGCCGGCGACGAAGCGCCTGCCGCCCCGGGCGCCGATGCCGCGCCCTCCTCCGAGACCGAGTCCTCCGCGCAGCCCGAGGACTCGATTTCCTTCGGGGACGAACCCTCGGGCGGCACCCGGCGCAATGACGAGGATCGAGACGACTTCACGGAAATCGCCGCAGCCGAGCCTGCGCTGCAGGAAGCCCTCATCCGGCAATTGCAGCTCACCGCGATGAGCGAGCGCGACAAGCGCCTGGCCCTTCTCGTGATCACGAACCTGGACGGCGACGGGTACCTCACGGCAAGCCTGGAGGAACTGCACGCCTCCGGCCTGTCGGAAATCCCGGACCTCGAGGTCGAGGAAGTCTCGATCGCCCTTCGCCAGGTGCAGAACCTGGAGCCGGCCGGCGTGTGCGCCAGGGATCTGGCCGAGTGCCTCGTGCTGCAGTTGAAGGCGATGGATCCGGCCACGCCCCACCGCGGCTGCGCGATCGAGCTGGCCTCGCGCCACCTGGACATGCTCGCGGCCCGCGATTTCAACAAGCTGAAGCGACTGCTCGGCATCACCGACGAGGAGCTGCGCGAGGTACGCGCACTCATCCTGACGCTCGACCCGAAACCCGGCCGCGCGTGGGGCGAGGGCGACGTAAGGTACGTGATGCCCGACGTCACCGTGAAGAAGGTGGGCGGCCGCTGGGTCGCGCAGCTCAACCGCGACGCGATGCCGCGGCTTCGCATCAACAAGATGTATGCCGACCTCCTGCACGCCTCGCGCGACAACGGCGGCAGGAACCTCTCCGGTCAGCTTCAGGAGGCGCGCTGGCTCATCAAGAACGTGCAGCAGCGCTTCGACACGATCCTGCGCGTGACCCAGGCCATCGTGGACCGGCAGAGGAACTTCTTCGAGCACGGCGAGGTCGCCATGCGCCCACTCGTGCTGCGCGAGATCGCCGAGGCCGTGGGCCTGCACGAATCCACGATCTCGCGCGTGACCACGCAGAAGTACATGCTGACCACGCGCGGCATGTTCGAGCTCAAGTACTTCTTCGGCAGCCACGTCGCCACCGATACGGGCGGCGCGTGCTCCTCGACGGCGATCCGGGCGCTCATCAAGCAGCTCGTGGCCGCCGAGGACGGCAGGAAGCCGCTTTCGGACCACCGCATCTCGGACATCCTCGCGCAGCAGGGAATCCAGGTTGCACGAAGGACAGTGGCGAAGTATCGCGAGGCGATGCACATCCATCCCGCAAACATGAGAAAGTCCCTCTGA
- the lptB gene encoding LPS export ABC transporter ATP-binding protein — MTASASAQRLSLVQYEPKSSVLRVEALMKRYKKRTVVSDVSLTVESGEVVGLLGPNGAGKTTCFYMILGLVPIDQGSVRLDDRDVTHLPIYRRSRLGLSYLPQEASIFRRLNVAQNIQAVLELQGLGEEEIDARLENLLDDLHIGHLRASPALSLSGGERRRVEIARALATNPRFILLDEPFAGVDPIAVLDIQQIIRFLKERGIGVLITDHNVRETLGICDHAYIINQGTVLAFGKPDEIIYNEAVRKVYLGENFRL; from the coding sequence ATGACCGCGAGCGCTTCCGCCCAGCGCCTCTCTCTCGTGCAATACGAACCGAAGTCTTCCGTGCTGCGCGTCGAAGCGCTCATGAAGCGCTACAAGAAGCGCACGGTGGTCTCGGATGTCTCGCTCACGGTCGAAAGCGGCGAAGTCGTCGGCCTGCTCGGGCCCAACGGCGCCGGAAAGACCACCTGCTTCTACATGATCCTGGGCCTCGTCCCGATCGACCAGGGCTCCGTCCGGCTCGATGACCGGGACGTCACGCACCTGCCGATCTATCGTCGTTCGCGCCTGGGGCTCTCCTACCTGCCGCAGGAAGCCTCGATCTTCCGCCGCCTGAACGTTGCGCAGAACATCCAGGCGGTACTGGAATTGCAGGGGCTGGGAGAAGAGGAGATCGACGCGCGCCTGGAGAACCTGCTGGACGACCTGCACATCGGTCACCTGCGCGCGAGCCCGGCGCTGTCGCTTTCGGGCGGCGAACGGCGCCGCGTCGAGATCGCCCGCGCGCTCGCCACGAACCCGCGCTTCATCCTCCTCGACGAGCCCTTTGCCGGCGTCGATCCCATCGCGGTCCTCGACATCCAGCAGATCATCCGCTTCCTGAAGGAACGCGGAATCGGCGTCCTCATCACGGACCACAACGTACGGGAGACGCTCGGCATCTGCGACCACGCCTACATCATCAACCAGGGCACCGTCCTCGCATTCGGGAAGCCTGACGAAATCATCTACAATGAGGCTGTCCGAAAGGTCTATCTCGGGGAGAATTTCCGCCTCTAG
- the lptA gene encoding lipopolysaccharide transport periplasmic protein LptA, protein MRHSTTTPIALASRLLLACALAVSATAHAEKADREKDIQVLADRLTADDAKKEAVYEGNVIVTQGTMRITSARIVVREDAQGYRTYIATGAPVTFRQKRDKVDDWMDGSAERAEFDDRSELLKLFNRARLHSSQGELTGDFISYDRGKEFFQVTGAAPGAPEVPGSRVKATIVPQKKGPDGKPLPRAEAPSIDLKPDKGPGTSAPQ, encoded by the coding sequence ATGCGCCATTCAACCACTACTCCGATCGCCCTCGCCTCGCGGCTCCTGCTCGCCTGCGCGCTCGCCGTCTCGGCCACCGCCCACGCCGAAAAGGCCGACCGGGAAAAGGACATCCAGGTGCTCGCGGACCGGCTTACGGCGGACGACGCGAAAAAGGAGGCGGTGTACGAGGGCAACGTGATCGTCACGCAAGGCACGATGCGCATCACCTCCGCGAGGATCGTCGTTCGCGAAGATGCGCAGGGCTATCGCACCTACATCGCGACGGGCGCCCCGGTCACCTTCCGCCAGAAGCGCGACAAGGTCGATGACTGGATGGACGGCTCCGCCGAGCGTGCCGAATTCGACGACCGCAGCGAGCTTCTCAAGCTGTTCAACCGGGCGCGGTTGCACAGCTCCCAGGGCGAGCTCACCGGCGACTTCATTTCGTACGACCGCGGCAAGGAGTTCTTCCAGGTGACGGGCGCCGCGCCCGGCGCTCCGGAGGTACCCGGCTCGCGCGTGAAGGCGACCATCGTCCCGCAGAAGAAGGGACCTGATGGCAAGCCCCTGCCGCGCGCCGAGGCGCCATCGATCGACCTCAAGCCGGACAAGGGCCCGGGAACGAGCGCCCCGCAATGA
- the lptC gene encoding LPS export ABC transporter periplasmic protein LptC: MVRPSSWLPLGILGLLVALTWWLDQLVQPKGIRADAKLRHDPDLIVENFSARKFGEDGRTLYTLTARKMVHYPDDDSALMDKLALESFEPGQPRVTVASDKGRLLEGGDKIWFEGNVVLVREADERYEASTVTTERLLVLPDAGVARTTGPVLMVNPEARVEASGLELNNQTRILKLDHVRAILKPRR, encoded by the coding sequence GTGGTCCGCCCCTCGTCGTGGCTGCCTCTGGGCATCCTCGGTTTGCTTGTCGCCCTCACTTGGTGGCTCGACCAGCTGGTGCAACCCAAGGGCATCCGCGCCGACGCGAAGCTGCGCCACGACCCGGACCTCATCGTCGAGAATTTCAGCGCGCGCAAGTTCGGCGAGGACGGCCGGACCCTCTACACCCTCACGGCGCGCAAGATGGTACATTATCCTGACGACGATTCGGCGCTCATGGACAAGCTCGCTCTCGAGTCGTTCGAGCCCGGGCAGCCCCGCGTGACCGTCGCCTCGGACAAGGGCCGGCTCCTCGAGGGCGGCGACAAGATCTGGTTCGAGGGAAACGTCGTGCTGGTGCGCGAGGCGGACGAACGATACGAAGCTTCCACGGTCACGACGGAACGCCTTCTCGTCCTCCCCGACGCCGGCGTGGCCCGCACCACCGGGCCGGTGCTGATGGTGAACCCCGAAGCCCGCGTCGAGGCGTCGGGCCTCGAGTTGAACAACCAGACGCGCATTCTCAAGCTCGATCACGTGCGCGCCATTCTCAAGCCCCGCCGCTGA
- a CDS encoding HAD family hydrolase, which yields MPDVIARARAIRLALFDVDGVLTDGRLYYGPAGEAMKVFNILDGHGLKMLAQSGVATGLLSGRRSEAAAARARELGMPHVILGADDKVEHFEILRAQLGLQASQCAFMGDDLPDAPVLARCGLAAAVANAVPEVKAIAHLVTQAGGGHGAVREFCEFVMRAQGTLESVAGRHGNRG from the coding sequence ATGCCCGACGTTATCGCCCGCGCCCGCGCCATCCGCCTCGCGCTCTTCGACGTCGACGGCGTGCTGACCGACGGGCGCCTCTACTACGGTCCCGCGGGCGAAGCGATGAAGGTGTTCAACATCCTCGACGGGCATGGCCTGAAGATGCTCGCGCAATCGGGCGTGGCCACGGGATTGCTGTCGGGCCGCCGCTCCGAAGCCGCCGCCGCGCGCGCGCGGGAGCTGGGAATGCCCCATGTGATCCTGGGCGCCGACGACAAGGTCGAGCACTTCGAGATACTGCGAGCGCAGCTGGGCCTGCAAGCCTCGCAATGCGCGTTCATGGGCGACGATCTTCCCGACGCCCCCGTGCTTGCGCGCTGCGGCCTGGCGGCCGCGGTCGCCAATGCGGTGCCGGAGGTAAAAGCGATCGCCCATCTCGTCACGCAGGCCGGCGGCGGCCACGGGGCGGTGCGCGAATTCTGCGAATTCGTGATGCGCGCGCAGGGCACGCTCGAGAGCGTCGCCGGCCGCCACGGGAACCGGGGATAG